One region of Alosa alosa isolate M-15738 ecotype Scorff River chromosome 1, AALO_Geno_1.1, whole genome shotgun sequence genomic DNA includes:
- the cldn1 gene encoding claudin-1, with translation MANGGVQLLGFSLAVLGFFGIIASTAMVEWKASSYAGDNIITAQAIHEGLWMSCVSQSTGQIQCKEYDSLLQLSGELQATRGLMVFSILLVAISILVAAVGMKCTACLAENKQQKNKIALAGGILFIIGGLSALIATSMYGHKIAKDFYNPFTPTNAKYEFGAALFVGWAASVLAIIGGGFLCCNCSTDSSGKGQRYPPTRGGVPGTHV, from the exons ATGGCAAACGGAGGCGTTCAACTTCTTGGTTTCAGTCTGGCTGTGCTGGGCTTTTTCGGAATAATCGCTTCGACTGCAATGGTAGAATGGAAAGCGTCTTCATATGCGGGGGACAATATCATCACAGCCCAAGCCATCCACGAAGGACTTTGGATGTCATGTGTGTCTCAGAGTACTGGGCAGATTCAATGCAAAGAATATGATTCATTACTTCAGCTGTCAG GGGAGCTGCAGGCCACCCGTGGCCTGATGGTGTTTTCCATCCTGCTGGTAGCCATCTCAATACTAGTGGCTGCGGTGGGCATGAAATGCACCGCATGCTTGGCAGAGAACAagcaacagaaaaacaaaatcgCCCTGGCAGGAGGAATTCTCTTCATTATTGGAG GACTGAGTGCTCTTATTGCCACATCCATGTATGGACATAAGATAGCTAAGGACTTCTACAACCCCTTCACCCCAACAAATGCCAA GTATGAGTTTGGTGCAGCTCTCTTTGTGGGCTGGGCAGCATCTGTTCTCGCAATCATCGGAGGAGGCTTCTTGTGCTGCAATTGTAGCACTGACTCATCTGGAAAAGGGCAGAGGTACCCCCCAACTCGCGGTGGAGTCCCAGGCACACATGTATAG